In one Corallococcus sp. EGB genomic region, the following are encoded:
- a CDS encoding YgiQ family radical SAM protein encodes MASITPRHAYPFLPVTRADMQARGWEQCDIIIVSGDAYVDHPAFGPVLIARFLEGRGFKVGIIPQPDWHSAEPFKALGKPRLFFGVAAGNLDSMLNRLTAQKKNRSEDQYSPGGRTSCRPDRASIVYAQRCREAYPDAPIVLGGIEASLRRIAHFDYWSEKVRRSILFDAKADLLVFGMGERPIWEIADRLNRGERIEDLKDIRGTAHLINDAAMKALEADPAKRAADRKVVVLPSYEEVVADTRAFAVMSRDFQLETNPGNARAIAQRHGNRAIYMNPPARPLEDGAGNAPGDTATVAMDELYDLKFNRVPHPMYTEPIPAYETVKHSVVLMRGCFGGCTFCSITEHEGRVIQSRSAQSVMREVRELRRMGDFRGTITDLGGPTANMYKLKCKSPDIESRCRKLSCVHPGVCENLQTDHGPLISLMKEVREEPGIKHVFIASGVRYDLAELSPEYVKELAAHHVGGQLSVAPEHVSPRVLEKMKKPGIESFERFQHMFACASEDAGKEQYDIAYFISGHPGSTLEDMVMLAQWLKEKGKRPRQVQDFIPTPMSVATAMYYTGLDPMKMEPVYTAKGLREKRLQKALLLYWNPEHWPLAREALKLAGRADLIGRGPKALVPPESPAEAARLRRAAENAEPAEKGLATNAWPRPVQPRAQPGRSGSRTPRPGPRGR; translated from the coding sequence ATGGCCTCCATCACTCCGCGTCACGCCTACCCGTTCCTCCCCGTCACCCGCGCCGACATGCAGGCCCGGGGGTGGGAGCAGTGCGACATCATCATCGTGAGCGGCGACGCCTACGTGGACCACCCGGCCTTCGGGCCGGTGCTCATCGCGCGCTTCCTGGAGGGGCGGGGCTTCAAGGTGGGGATCATCCCCCAGCCGGACTGGCACTCGGCCGAGCCCTTCAAGGCGCTGGGCAAGCCCCGGCTCTTCTTCGGGGTGGCGGCGGGCAACCTGGACTCGATGCTCAACCGGCTGACGGCCCAGAAGAAGAACCGCTCGGAGGACCAGTACAGCCCGGGCGGGCGCACCAGCTGCCGGCCGGACCGGGCCTCCATCGTCTACGCGCAGCGCTGCCGCGAGGCGTACCCGGACGCGCCCATCGTCCTGGGCGGCATCGAGGCCAGCCTGCGGCGCATCGCGCACTTCGACTACTGGAGCGAGAAGGTGCGCCGCTCCATCCTCTTCGACGCCAAGGCGGACCTCCTGGTGTTCGGCATGGGCGAGCGCCCCATCTGGGAGATCGCCGACCGGCTCAACCGGGGCGAGCGCATCGAGGACCTGAAGGACATCCGGGGCACCGCGCACCTCATCAACGACGCGGCGATGAAGGCCCTGGAGGCGGACCCTGCGAAGCGCGCGGCGGACCGCAAGGTGGTGGTGCTGCCGTCGTATGAAGAGGTGGTCGCGGACACACGCGCCTTCGCGGTGATGAGCCGGGACTTCCAGTTGGAGACCAACCCCGGCAATGCGCGCGCCATCGCGCAGCGCCACGGCAACCGCGCCATCTACATGAACCCGCCCGCCCGGCCGCTGGAGGATGGCGCCGGGAACGCCCCCGGGGACACGGCCACGGTGGCGATGGACGAGCTGTATGACTTGAAGTTCAACCGCGTGCCGCACCCCATGTACACGGAGCCCATCCCCGCGTACGAGACGGTGAAGCACTCGGTGGTGCTGATGCGCGGGTGCTTTGGCGGCTGCACCTTCTGCTCCATCACGGAGCACGAGGGGCGCGTCATCCAGAGCCGCTCCGCCCAGAGCGTGATGCGCGAGGTGCGCGAGCTGCGGCGCATGGGGGACTTCCGGGGGACGATTACCGACCTGGGGGGCCCCACGGCGAACATGTACAAGCTCAAGTGCAAGAGCCCGGACATCGAGAGCCGCTGCCGCAAGCTGTCGTGCGTGCACCCGGGCGTGTGCGAGAACCTCCAGACGGACCACGGGCCGCTCATCTCCCTGATGAAGGAGGTGCGCGAGGAGCCGGGCATCAAGCACGTCTTCATCGCCAGCGGCGTGCGGTACGACCTGGCGGAGCTCTCGCCGGAGTACGTGAAGGAGCTGGCGGCACACCACGTGGGCGGCCAGCTGTCCGTGGCGCCGGAGCACGTGTCGCCGCGCGTGCTGGAGAAGATGAAGAAGCCCGGCATCGAGAGCTTCGAGCGCTTCCAGCACATGTTCGCGTGCGCCAGCGAGGACGCGGGCAAGGAGCAATACGACATCGCCTACTTCATCAGCGGCCACCCCGGCTCCACGCTGGAGGACATGGTGATGCTGGCGCAGTGGCTCAAGGAGAAGGGCAAGCGGCCCCGCCAGGTGCAGGACTTCATCCCCACGCCCATGTCGGTGGCCACGGCCATGTATTACACGGGCCTGGACCCCATGAAGATGGAGCCCGTGTACACGGCGAAGGGCCTGCGCGAGAAGCGGCTGCAGAAGGCGCTGTTGCTCTACTGGAACCCGGAGCACTGGCCGCTGGCGCGCGAGGCGCTGAAGCTGGCCGGGCGCGCGGACCTCATCGGACGGGGGCCCAAGGCGCTGGTGCCGCCGGAGTCCCCCGCGGAGGCCGCGCGCCTGCGCCGGGCCGCGGAGAACGCGGAGCCCGCCGAGAAGGGCCTGGCGACGAACGCATGGCCCCGCCCGGTGCAGCCGCGCGCGCAGCCGGGCCGGAGCGGGAGCCGCACGCCGCGTCCGGGGCCTCGCGGGCGGTAG
- a CDS encoding ChaN family lipoprotein, which yields MTRIPFVLVLALATGCASRQQQPSPPPEREWTTTLYRDHPLVGRIWDVAAGRFVSESALRAAVVPAHFVLLGERHDHPDHHRLQAELVRAKTASGQRPALAFEMLDVTQQPAVDAALKAHPEDAENLAKAVDWANSGWPAFSLYEPVFAAGLQAHLPIVAANLPRARVRELVMKGPEALPAALRSRLGLEAPVPEAEAKAVREELDRSHCGQLPQEMLEPMALAQRARDAMMADRLLETVTADGAVLITGNGHIREDRGVPAHLERRAKDVPVLSVALLEVSPEALKPQDYAAVAGASTLPYDYVWFTPAMPEDDPCKGLRERKTQQ from the coding sequence ATGACACGAATCCCTTTCGTCCTCGTCCTCGCGCTGGCCACCGGTTGCGCCAGCAGGCAGCAGCAGCCCTCCCCGCCTCCCGAGAGGGAGTGGACCACGACGCTGTACCGGGACCACCCGCTGGTGGGGCGCATCTGGGACGTGGCCGCGGGCCGCTTCGTCAGCGAGAGCGCCCTGCGCGCGGCGGTGGTGCCCGCGCACTTCGTGCTCCTGGGTGAACGGCATGACCATCCGGATCATCACCGGCTCCAGGCGGAGCTGGTGCGCGCGAAGACGGCGTCTGGACAGCGCCCGGCGCTCGCCTTCGAAATGCTGGACGTCACGCAGCAGCCCGCCGTGGACGCGGCGCTGAAGGCGCATCCGGAGGACGCGGAGAACCTGGCGAAGGCGGTGGACTGGGCGAACAGCGGCTGGCCCGCCTTCAGCCTCTACGAGCCTGTGTTCGCCGCGGGCCTCCAGGCACACCTGCCCATCGTCGCCGCCAACCTGCCCCGCGCGCGGGTGCGGGAGCTGGTGATGAAGGGACCCGAAGCACTCCCCGCCGCACTGCGCTCACGCCTGGGCCTGGAGGCCCCCGTGCCGGAAGCGGAGGCGAAGGCCGTGCGCGAGGAGCTGGACCGCTCGCACTGCGGACAGCTCCCGCAGGAGATGCTGGAGCCCATGGCGCTGGCCCAGCGGGCGCGCGACGCGATGATGGCGGACCGGCTGCTGGAGACCGTGACGGCGGACGGCGCGGTGCTCATCACCGGCAATGGCCATATCCGCGAGGACCGAGGCGTCCCCGCGCACCTGGAGCGCCGCGCGAAGGACGTCCCGGTGCTGAGCGTTGCGCTGCTGGAGGTGTCGCCGGAAGCGCTGAAGCCGCAGGACTACGCGGCCGTCGCGGGCGCCTCCACCCTGCCCTACGACTACGTCTGGTTCACGCCGGCGATGCCAGAGGACGATCCGTGCAAGGGATTAAGAGAACGAAAAACCCAGCAATAA
- a CDS encoding ATP-binding protein, translating to MNAQNTPGNIGAAPSLAGWLTTLREGSEMGRLILERDWSGTPLGPITSWPPILRTLVSMCLTTRFPMFIYWGPERVQLYNDAGIPIMGAKHPHHALGPLRDVFPELWPQLGPLFEELERTRRANWAESQSLPIQRGGSAEEAYFTWSYAPVLDDTGTVVGFYTPALETTGQVLGQRRLRTLHLLSERTSGAGSVEEACRAALGALAENPADLPFTWLYVTDADGARASLAGSTGMGARSAAVPAHLGLRAEQGGSPLAEAARARQALRVEDLNGWLGAPDAAEPPRPALVLPLPHAEGDRDLGFLVVGLSPVLRLEGEYRGFLELVAGALATAVSSARAQQEARARVEQLAALDRAKTAFFSNVSHEFRTPLTLMLGPVEDALSDTGEPLGPRQAERLSLVQRNASRLLKLVNTLLDFTRTEAGRVRAAFQPTDLSAYTAELVSHFESIAKRAQLTLTLDAAPLPEPVWVDREMWEKIVFNLLSNAMKFTFEGGVHVRLHTEEGQALLTVRDTGSGIPEAELPHIFERFHRVENARSRSHEGSGIGLSLVQELTRLHGGTVGVKSALGQGTTFCVAVPLGSGHLPREQLVAEGSVPARSIARSASSYVEEIRGWLGAEPAPALPEGTKSIPLLPPMAARVLVVDDNADLRTYITGLLDASLTVETAEDGFAALQAIRARPPDLVLSDVMMPRLGGFGLLRELRADPRLRAIPFVLLSARAGEEASVEGLEAGADDYLVKPFSARELAARVRTQLEMARVRREVAELSAREAVLQEAVRARDEFLTVVSHELKTPMASFRLQLDLIERSLGPEERARLAERLLHTRRQVHRLATMVETLLDVPLLSSGPVHLDVEDVDLAALVSEEVAQSREELAREGCEVTLRIAGPVWGRFDRGRLEQVVQGLLSNAQKYGPGKPVEVHVEQVGPNARLTVVDHGIGVRPEDRERIWRRFERAVPVRNFGGLGLGLWIARQVVEAHGGGVDVLETPGGGATFTVSLPLDGPRS from the coding sequence ATGAACGCTCAGAACACGCCAGGGAACATCGGGGCCGCCCCGTCCCTGGCCGGGTGGCTCACCACGCTGCGCGAGGGCAGCGAGATGGGGCGGCTCATCCTGGAGCGGGACTGGTCCGGGACGCCGCTGGGCCCCATCACGTCGTGGCCGCCCATCCTGCGCACGCTGGTGAGCATGTGCCTCACGACGCGCTTCCCGATGTTCATCTACTGGGGGCCGGAGCGCGTGCAGCTCTACAACGACGCGGGCATCCCCATCATGGGGGCCAAGCACCCGCATCACGCGCTGGGGCCGCTGCGCGACGTCTTCCCGGAGCTGTGGCCCCAGCTGGGGCCCCTGTTCGAGGAGCTGGAGCGCACCCGGCGGGCCAACTGGGCGGAGAGCCAGTCGCTGCCCATCCAGCGGGGCGGCTCCGCCGAGGAGGCCTACTTCACCTGGTCCTACGCCCCGGTGCTGGACGACACCGGCACGGTGGTGGGCTTCTACACGCCCGCCCTGGAGACGACGGGGCAGGTGCTCGGGCAGCGGCGCCTGCGCACGCTGCACCTGCTCTCCGAGCGCACGAGCGGGGCGGGCTCCGTGGAGGAGGCGTGCCGGGCCGCCCTGGGCGCCCTCGCGGAGAACCCCGCGGACCTGCCCTTCACCTGGCTCTATGTCACGGACGCGGATGGGGCGCGGGCCTCGCTCGCGGGCTCCACCGGCATGGGCGCCCGGAGCGCGGCGGTGCCCGCGCACCTGGGCCTGCGCGCCGAGCAGGGCGGGAGCCCCCTGGCCGAGGCGGCCCGCGCGCGCCAGGCCCTGCGGGTGGAGGACCTCAACGGTTGGCTCGGAGCGCCGGACGCCGCGGAGCCGCCCCGGCCCGCGCTGGTGCTGCCGCTGCCGCACGCGGAAGGAGACCGCGACCTGGGCTTCCTGGTGGTGGGGCTGAGCCCCGTGCTGAGGCTGGAGGGCGAGTACCGGGGCTTCCTGGAGCTGGTGGCGGGGGCGCTGGCCACGGCGGTCTCCAGCGCCCGGGCGCAGCAGGAGGCCCGCGCGCGGGTGGAGCAGCTGGCGGCGCTGGACCGGGCCAAGACGGCCTTCTTCAGCAACGTGAGCCACGAATTCCGCACGCCCCTGACGCTGATGCTCGGGCCGGTGGAGGACGCGCTGTCGGACACGGGGGAGCCGCTGGGGCCGCGCCAGGCCGAGCGGCTGTCCCTGGTCCAGCGCAACGCCAGCCGGCTGCTCAAGCTGGTCAACACCCTGCTCGACTTCACCCGCACGGAGGCCGGGCGCGTGCGCGCGGCGTTCCAGCCCACGGACCTGTCCGCCTACACCGCGGAGCTGGTGAGCCACTTCGAGTCCATCGCGAAGCGCGCCCAGCTCACCCTCACGCTCGACGCGGCGCCCCTGCCGGAGCCTGTCTGGGTGGACCGCGAGATGTGGGAGAAGATCGTCTTCAACCTGCTCTCCAACGCGATGAAGTTCACCTTCGAGGGGGGCGTCCACGTCCGGCTGCACACCGAGGAGGGGCAGGCGCTGCTGACGGTCCGGGACACCGGCAGCGGCATCCCGGAGGCGGAGCTGCCGCACATCTTCGAGCGCTTCCACCGCGTGGAGAACGCCCGCTCGCGCAGCCACGAGGGCAGCGGCATCGGGTTGAGCCTGGTGCAGGAGCTGACGAGGCTGCACGGCGGCACCGTGGGCGTGAAGAGCGCGCTGGGGCAGGGCACGACCTTCTGCGTCGCGGTGCCCCTGGGCAGCGGCCACCTGCCCCGGGAGCAGCTCGTCGCCGAGGGCTCGGTGCCCGCGCGCTCCATCGCGAGGAGCGCGTCCTCCTACGTCGAGGAGATCCGCGGATGGCTTGGCGCGGAGCCCGCGCCCGCGCTCCCGGAAGGCACGAAGTCCATCCCGCTGCTGCCCCCCATGGCCGCGAGGGTGCTGGTGGTGGACGACAACGCGGACCTGCGCACGTACATCACGGGGCTGTTGGACGCGTCGCTGACGGTGGAGACGGCGGAGGATGGCTTCGCGGCGCTCCAGGCCATCCGCGCGCGCCCGCCCGACCTGGTGTTGAGCGACGTGATGATGCCGCGCCTGGGCGGCTTCGGCCTGCTGCGCGAGCTGCGCGCGGACCCCCGCCTGCGGGCCATCCCCTTCGTCCTGCTGTCGGCGCGCGCGGGCGAGGAGGCCTCGGTGGAGGGGCTGGAGGCGGGCGCGGATGACTACCTGGTCAAGCCCTTCTCCGCGCGCGAGCTGGCGGCGCGGGTGCGCACGCAACTGGAGATGGCGCGGGTGCGCCGCGAGGTGGCGGAGCTGTCCGCGCGCGAGGCGGTGTTGCAGGAGGCGGTCCGCGCGCGGGACGAATTCCTGACGGTGGTGAGCCACGAGCTGAAGACGCCGATGGCGTCCTTCCGCCTTCAGTTGGACCTCATCGAGCGGAGCCTGGGGCCGGAGGAGCGCGCCCGCCTGGCCGAGCGGCTCCTGCACACGCGGCGGCAGGTGCACCGGCTGGCCACGATGGTGGAGACGCTGCTCGACGTGCCCCTGTTGTCCTCGGGGCCGGTGCACCTGGACGTGGAGGACGTGGACCTCGCCGCGCTGGTGTCGGAGGAGGTGGCCCAGTCACGCGAGGAGCTGGCCCGGGAGGGCTGCGAGGTGACGTTGCGCATCGCCGGCCCGGTGTGGGGCCGCTTCGACCGGGGACGCCTGGAGCAGGTGGTGCAGGGGCTGCTGTCCAACGCGCAGAAGTACGGGCCGGGCAAGCCGGTGGAGGTGCACGTGGAGCAGGTGGGCCCGAACGCGCGCCTGACGGTGGTGGACCACGGCATCGGCGTGCGTCCCGAGGACCGCGAGCGCATCTGGAGGCGCTTCGAGCGTGCCGTGCCCGTGCGCAACTTCGGAGGGCTGGGCCTGGGCCTGTGGATCGCCCGCCAGGTGGTGGAGGCCCACGGCGGCGGCGTCGACGTATTGGAGACGCCAGGAGGCGGCGCCACCTTCACGGTGTCACTGCCGCTGGACGGCCCGCGCTCCTGA
- a CDS encoding ADYC domain-containing protein: MNASFRTLPVCLCLLLSVRAQAAPPVAPKPGPVRSVSAPSDAERYARRCQSQTTQRIARPQGTMLWGTKRSWDPEKPTDERTSVLVSVSLDAPRQAEDGVKGLRFDHGRLWAVPPPEAGATASDVVGTVLQGTASDGKPVEVAICGAEPAADDASRVFYRIEAWNPVAREWENPCVALDRSPAPRALAVGGVWDASGAHLDAPDRVTLACENGAISKCISWGYAPWASRDGQSLAGLHQACTRLARADYCGNGRSHTRQDTTIDIYDRLGVLERATEASREWDPAKGSFEAAWAPDGATCLSRTRDGRALELILQECPGRFQADAGDAREDGEVCTVRRGDVKPGAALLRNLSYGPPKAEPARVQ, from the coding sequence GTGAACGCGTCCTTCCGAACCCTGCCGGTGTGCCTGTGTCTGCTCCTGTCCGTGCGAGCGCAGGCGGCGCCCCCCGTCGCCCCGAAGCCCGGGCCCGTCCGGTCCGTGAGCGCCCCGTCCGACGCCGAGCGCTACGCGCGCCGCTGCCAGTCCCAGACAACCCAGCGCATCGCCCGGCCCCAGGGCACGATGCTGTGGGGCACCAAGCGCAGCTGGGACCCGGAGAAGCCGACGGACGAGCGCACCAGCGTGCTCGTGTCCGTGTCGCTGGACGCGCCCCGGCAGGCGGAGGACGGGGTGAAGGGCCTGCGCTTCGACCACGGCCGCTTGTGGGCCGTCCCGCCACCGGAGGCAGGCGCGACGGCCAGCGACGTGGTGGGCACCGTGCTCCAGGGCACCGCCAGCGACGGCAAGCCCGTGGAGGTGGCCATCTGCGGCGCGGAGCCCGCGGCGGATGACGCCAGCCGCGTCTTCTATCGCATCGAGGCCTGGAACCCGGTGGCGCGCGAGTGGGAGAACCCCTGCGTCGCGCTGGACCGCTCCCCCGCCCCGCGGGCGCTCGCGGTGGGCGGCGTGTGGGACGCGAGCGGCGCCCATCTGGACGCGCCGGACCGGGTCACCCTCGCGTGTGAGAACGGCGCCATCTCCAAGTGCATCTCCTGGGGCTACGCGCCCTGGGCCTCCCGCGATGGACAGTCGCTGGCGGGCCTCCACCAGGCGTGCACCCGGCTGGCGCGCGCGGACTACTGCGGCAACGGCCGCAGCCACACGCGCCAGGACACCACCATCGACATCTACGACCGGCTGGGCGTGCTGGAGCGAGCCACGGAGGCGTCCCGGGAGTGGGACCCGGCGAAGGGCTCCTTCGAGGCGGCCTGGGCCCCGGACGGCGCCACCTGCCTGTCCCGCACCCGCGACGGGCGCGCGCTGGAGCTCATCCTCCAGGAGTGCCCCGGCCGGTTCCAGGCGGACGCAGGCGACGCGCGCGAGGACGGCGAGGTCTGCACGGTGCGCCGCGGCGACGTGAAGCCCGGGGCCGCGCTCTTGCGAAACCTGTCCTATGGCCCCCCGAAGGCGGAGCCCGCGCGGGTGCAGTAG
- a CDS encoding sigma-70 family RNA polymerase sigma factor, which translates to MALHMSQVPALAATFLSHTKTRFVAPSPEELSALDALLTRAWEDAQARWPGVTLSAECFVSHVAERLPPASPTAPIAPLVSGLSLPELYLACACLQGHSAAHEALERHYLARLPERLRSLRQPDATIDEVRQRVGVKLLVANAGQVPAIADYTGRGGLLSWVVVIASRIAHKLRGQEKPSSEDDAEELFKALPAQGLDPELDVMKRRHHAAFRQAVREAAAALSAEDRHLLRLHFADRLSTYEMAPLFRVNQSTISRWLKRVQQQVYTETRRRLQEQLGLSTEDFQSFIAFVDSQLDLTLSQLLGEKREPPLEG; encoded by the coding sequence ATGGCCTTGCACATGTCCCAGGTGCCCGCACTGGCCGCGACCTTCCTCTCGCACACGAAGACGCGCTTCGTGGCCCCCTCGCCGGAGGAACTCAGCGCGCTCGACGCCCTGCTGACGCGCGCCTGGGAGGACGCGCAGGCCCGCTGGCCCGGCGTCACGCTCTCCGCTGAGTGCTTCGTGAGCCACGTCGCGGAGCGGCTCCCGCCCGCGAGCCCCACCGCGCCCATCGCGCCGCTCGTCTCCGGCCTGTCCCTTCCGGAGCTGTACCTGGCGTGCGCCTGCCTCCAGGGCCACTCCGCCGCGCACGAGGCCCTGGAGCGCCACTACCTGGCCCGGCTGCCGGAGCGGCTGCGAAGCCTCCGCCAGCCCGACGCGACCATCGACGAGGTCCGTCAGCGGGTGGGCGTGAAGCTCCTGGTCGCCAACGCCGGCCAGGTGCCCGCCATCGCGGACTACACGGGGCGCGGCGGCCTCTTGAGCTGGGTGGTGGTCATCGCCAGCCGCATCGCCCACAAGCTGCGGGGACAGGAGAAGCCCTCCTCGGAGGACGACGCGGAGGAGCTGTTCAAGGCGCTGCCCGCGCAGGGGTTGGATCCAGAGCTGGACGTGATGAAGCGCCGCCACCACGCGGCCTTCCGCCAGGCCGTGCGTGAGGCCGCCGCCGCGCTGTCGGCCGAGGATCGTCACCTGCTTCGCCTCCACTTCGCGGACCGGCTCTCCACGTATGAGATGGCGCCGCTCTTCCGCGTCAACCAGTCCACCATCTCCCGCTGGCTGAAGCGGGTGCAGCAGCAGGTCTACACGGAGACCCGGCGCCGCCTGCAGGAACAGCTGGGCCTCTCCACGGAGGACTTCCAGAGCTTCATCGCCTTCGTGGACAGCCAGCTGGACCTGACCTTGAGCCAGCTGCTCGGCGAGAAGCGCGAGCCCCCGCTGGAGGGCTGA